One genomic window of Vibrio rhizosphaerae includes the following:
- a CDS encoding thioesterase II family protein, translated as MFGVDFEQCFSSPVKERTNANVILFCFPYAGAGVSSYHTLCNLLPLEVIPFVARLPGRETTHQQPPFTEMSDIVSYLSKAIRPALGKSSIFFWGHSMGALLAFEIARIVQKDYTLDGLIVSGHVAPHLPVKPKPVSIKEMDDAQFLEIVRSYGGMPDAILQNPDILQLVLPQIRADLTALEGYQFVQGEKLESDIFCINGQSDHMVDPHNVMLWQELTSAKFSSQWLPGSHFFINEQRHGVVKRISNIIRHQLVQIDII; from the coding sequence TTGTTCGGCGTCGATTTTGAACAATGCTTTAGCTCGCCAGTAAAGGAGCGTACTAATGCAAATGTGATATTGTTTTGTTTTCCCTACGCTGGTGCGGGGGTCTCTTCTTATCACACACTTTGTAATTTATTACCTTTGGAAGTCATTCCATTTGTTGCCAGATTACCCGGTCGTGAAACCACACATCAACAACCGCCATTTACTGAAATGTCAGATATTGTTTCGTACTTGTCAAAGGCAATTCGCCCTGCTTTAGGAAAGTCGTCAATTTTTTTTTGGGGTCACAGTATGGGGGCTCTTCTTGCGTTTGAAATCGCGAGAATTGTGCAGAAAGATTACACCTTAGATGGTTTGATTGTTTCAGGACATGTCGCTCCTCATTTACCTGTTAAGCCAAAGCCTGTTTCAATTAAGGAAATGGATGACGCTCAGTTCCTTGAAATTGTCAGAAGCTACGGTGGTATGCCTGATGCCATTCTCCAGAATCCCGATATCCTCCAATTAGTTTTACCGCAAATCAGAGCTGATTTAACCGCGCTAGAGGGATATCAATTCGTTCAGGGAGAAAAACTTGAGAGTGATATTTTTTGTATTAATGGTCAGTCCGATCATATGGTCGATCCACATAACGTGATGCTTTGGCAAGAATTAACGTCAGCGAAATTCTCCAGTCAATGGCTACCAGGGTCGCATTTCTTCATTAATGAACAACGCCATGGGGTGGTGAAGCGCATTAGCAATATCATTCGTCATCAACTTGTTCAAATAGATATCATCTAA
- a CDS encoding GIY-YIG nuclease family protein, protein MDRRKKLKKQYKETPRPMGAYRVYNQEDRLSLIGTCKDVQARLNRHKTELKLGSHRNKAIQADWNRLGEEAFTFEIIELIEPLDDPDYNPDDDLEELMEIISAQDAYTPDKLYNNKK, encoded by the coding sequence ATGGATAGAAGAAAAAAACTAAAGAAACAGTATAAAGAAACACCACGACCGATGGGTGCTTATCGGGTTTACAATCAAGAAGATCGTCTATCACTGATAGGAACCTGTAAAGACGTTCAAGCGAGACTGAACCGACATAAGACCGAACTTAAACTTGGTAGCCATCGAAATAAAGCAATTCAGGCGGACTGGAACCGTTTAGGCGAAGAAGCATTTACTTTCGAAATCATTGAACTCATCGAACCTTTGGACGACCCAGACTATAACCCAGACGATGATTTAGAAGAGCTCATGGAGATAATATCGGCACAAGATGCCTATACGCCTGACAAACTCTACAACAATAAAAAGTAA
- a CDS encoding aspartyl/asparaginyl beta-hydroxylase domain-containing protein has product MSPFEQNLEIRKAVIKVMKEGGYYQKIMDGDSELDRVKEFLIRMEKAQHGERLYKQHPTFLPIFPGLDNQPMRSSKGDPVADYLREATPAIKEDALRLRDRTLSFTGGIVTDGAWNIFPLWYMGVNLPFMSAHCPNLSRIAAEIPRCGMLHPFSEALLSWQDPHTHLAAHCSVDSLRLRYSVGIIVESDCSLRVGEVRKQWETGESIIFEDCFEHEAWNGDKSRLVFIIDTWHPDLTAIECEALLAGFRKKEVRHILYEYRMSEAMRPFLLNRFEIEEKEPLIQQYWEHEGELYVPKPKNWGIWGTTPVFT; this is encoded by the coding sequence GTGTCACCATTTGAGCAGAATTTAGAAATTCGTAAAGCTGTGATTAAGGTAATGAAAGAAGGCGGGTATTACCAAAAAATCATGGATGGGGATTCTGAATTAGACCGTGTCAAAGAATTCTTAATTCGGATGGAGAAAGCCCAACACGGAGAACGTTTATATAAGCAGCATCCTACATTTTTACCGATTTTCCCAGGCCTCGATAATCAACCGATGCGCTCATCTAAAGGCGATCCTGTTGCTGACTACTTACGTGAAGCAACACCAGCAATCAAAGAAGACGCGCTGCGTTTAAGAGATCGCACACTGTCTTTTACGGGGGGAATTGTGACAGATGGGGCATGGAATATTTTCCCACTTTGGTACATGGGAGTTAATCTCCCGTTTATGTCTGCACACTGTCCCAACTTATCCCGAATTGCTGCCGAGATACCTCGTTGTGGCATGTTGCACCCATTTTCTGAAGCGCTATTGTCTTGGCAGGATCCTCACACCCATCTCGCTGCGCATTGTAGTGTTGATTCGTTGAGGCTGCGATATAGCGTTGGCATTATTGTTGAGTCCGATTGTAGTCTACGTGTTGGTGAGGTAAGGAAGCAGTGGGAGACCGGAGAGTCAATCATATTCGAAGATTGTTTTGAACATGAAGCATGGAATGGGGATAAAAGTCGTTTAGTGTTCATCATTGATACTTGGCATCCAGACCTTACCGCCATTGAGTGTGAAGCCTTACTCGCAGGGTTTCGGAAGAAAGAAGTTCGCCATATCCTCTATGAGTACCGTATGTCGGAGGCGATGAGACCTTTCCTGCTGAACCGATTTGAAATAGAAGAAAAAGAGCCTTTGATTCAACAGTACTGGGAGCATGAAGGTGAATTATATGTTCCTAAGCCAAAAAATTGGGGGATATGGGGGACGACCCCTGTGTTTACCTGA
- a CDS encoding NAD(P)/FAD-dependent oxidoreductase, with translation MGHQQTDVLILGGGLAGLTLARQLRMEMPELDIIVLERSKRPAPEACYKVGESSVEVAAHYFAERLELREHIDNEQLPKLGLRYFFPQGENRDVTKRFEIGPSEFPVTPSYQLDRGRFENYLHELNVDNGIEIHTKAKVQQVTLNSEEMHEVKYMHGSEVKSIQSKWLVDATGRNQLIKRKLNLEKDSNLHNDAVWFRLDAEVDIGSLSDVPQWQDRAVEPRRLSTNHFMGPGYWLWFIPLGSGATSVGIVFDNQMHNFKDMNNFEKALNWLYEHEPQCAELVESYRSQVMDFIGYRNYSYSCKQVFSADRWCITGESGVFIDPFYSPGSDFIAYSNDFVTELIVQDFKGKDIRQLASSFNDTFMKLADVVSMLYEGLYPKFGNGFVMKQKILWDSVIYLGVTCLLYFNRKFTDPDFLALVDSELAHYNYLLRSVAEHFKRQPITHDVHLDGEYVDLTKTFLFGRNLNEELTIEYKDDDALIEKLRENIELLDKISVSIFNNVDIAWNFQPKKLADTSEEQVVNS, from the coding sequence ATGGGACACCAACAAACGGATGTTTTAATTTTAGGTGGCGGACTGGCAGGATTAACCTTAGCACGTCAGTTGCGAATGGAAATGCCTGAGCTGGATATTATAGTTCTTGAGCGAAGTAAAAGGCCGGCTCCTGAGGCTTGTTATAAGGTTGGTGAATCGAGTGTAGAAGTTGCTGCGCATTATTTTGCAGAACGTCTAGAGTTGAGAGAACACATCGATAATGAGCAACTGCCAAAGCTTGGGTTGAGATACTTCTTTCCTCAGGGCGAGAATCGAGATGTCACGAAACGCTTTGAAATTGGACCAAGCGAGTTTCCAGTTACTCCTAGTTATCAGTTGGATCGAGGCCGCTTTGAAAATTATCTGCATGAATTGAATGTGGATAATGGCATTGAAATTCATACTAAAGCAAAAGTTCAACAGGTAACGCTAAATTCTGAAGAAATGCATGAAGTAAAATATATGCATGGATCCGAGGTGAAGTCTATTCAGAGTAAGTGGTTGGTTGATGCCACCGGACGTAATCAGTTAATTAAGCGTAAACTGAATTTGGAGAAAGATAGCAACCTTCATAATGATGCCGTCTGGTTTAGATTGGACGCAGAGGTTGATATTGGCAGTTTAAGTGATGTTCCCCAATGGCAGGATCGTGCTGTTGAACCGCGTCGTTTAAGTACGAATCACTTCATGGGACCAGGTTATTGGTTATGGTTTATTCCTTTGGGTTCAGGTGCAACCAGTGTTGGGATTGTCTTTGATAATCAAATGCATAATTTCAAAGATATGAACAACTTTGAGAAAGCTTTAAATTGGTTGTATGAACATGAACCGCAATGTGCAGAGTTAGTTGAAAGTTACCGAAGCCAAGTGATGGATTTTATTGGATATCGGAATTATTCATATAGTTGTAAGCAAGTATTTTCAGCGGATCGCTGGTGTATTACTGGTGAATCCGGAGTATTTATCGATCCTTTCTATTCTCCTGGTAGTGATTTTATTGCTTATAGCAACGATTTTGTGACTGAACTAATTGTACAAGACTTCAAAGGTAAAGATATTAGACAATTGGCATCTTCTTTTAACGATACCTTTATGAAGTTAGCTGATGTGGTCTCAATGCTATATGAAGGCTTATATCCAAAATTTGGGAATGGTTTTGTGATGAAGCAGAAAATTCTTTGGGATAGCGTTATTTATCTCGGTGTCACATGTCTGTTGTACTTTAATCGAAAGTTTACTGATCCTGATTTTTTAGCGTTGGTTGATTCAGAGTTAGCACATTACAACTATTTATTACGTTCTGTAGCTGAACACTTTAAACGTCAACCCATTACTCATGATGTACATCTCGATGGCGAATATGTCGATTTAACTAAAACCTTTTTGTTTGGTAGAAATCTGAACGAAGAGTTGACCATTGAATATAAAGATGACGACGCGCTGATTGAAAAACTAAGAGAGAATATCGAACTGCTCGATAAAATATCCGTAAGTATTTTCAATAATGTTGATATTGCGTGGAATTTTCAACCTAAAAAATTAGCAGATACAAGTGAAGAGCAAGTCGTAAACAGCTAG